In Prosthecobacter sp., a genomic segment contains:
- a CDS encoding SDR family NAD(P)-dependent oxidoreductase produces the protein MNQIDLNHRNAIVTGGARGIGRAIAERLLASGARVSLWDVDAAALAQASAEMGTPDTVHTATVDLANLVSVQAATEATVKAFGKLDILVNNAGITGGNAKTWEIDPADWQRVMDINLNGPFFCCRSVVPHLLKNGYGRIVSIASIAGKEGNPNAAHYSASKAGVIALTKSLGKELATSNITVNAVTPAVIATDILLQMQQSHIDYMLSKIPMGRFGKKEEAAALVAWLCSEDCSFTTAAVFDLSGGRATY, from the coding sequence ATGAACCAAATCGACCTCAATCATCGCAACGCCATCGTCACCGGAGGCGCGCGTGGCATTGGCCGCGCCATCGCCGAACGCCTGCTCGCCTCCGGCGCTCGTGTCTCGCTGTGGGATGTGGACGCGGCAGCGCTCGCGCAGGCTTCGGCTGAAATGGGCACGCCGGACACGGTGCATACCGCCACCGTGGATCTCGCCAATCTCGTCTCCGTCCAAGCGGCCACCGAGGCCACGGTGAAAGCCTTTGGAAAACTCGACATCCTCGTGAACAACGCCGGCATCACCGGCGGCAACGCGAAGACTTGGGAGATTGATCCCGCTGACTGGCAGCGCGTGATGGACATCAATCTCAACGGCCCGTTCTTCTGCTGCCGCAGCGTCGTCCCGCATCTGCTGAAGAATGGCTACGGCCGCATCGTCAGCATCGCCTCCATCGCTGGGAAGGAAGGCAACCCGAATGCAGCGCATTACAGCGCGTCGAAGGCAGGCGTCATCGCGCTGACCAAGTCACTTGGAAAAGAACTCGCGACTTCCAACATCACCGTCAACGCCGTCACACCCGCCGTCATCGCCACAGACATCCTCCTGCAGATGCAGCAGTCTCACATCGACTACATGCTCTCGAAGATCCCCATGGGCCGCTTTGGCAAAAAGGAGGAAGCCGCCGCGCTCGTCGCCTGGCTCTGCTCCGAAGACTGCTCCTTCACCACCGCCGCTGTGTTCGATCTCTCCGGCGGTCGCGCGACATACTGA
- a CDS encoding gfo/Idh/MocA family oxidoreductase: MKPTDSNHLTRRDFFQQSGKIVAASALAGIAIPHVHAAGSDTIQLAIIGSGGRGSGAIANAMEATGSTTKLVAMADLYEDRLQRSHTVLYDKFQERIDVPSERQFIGFDAFKKAIDSLRPGSGDIALLTGYAGFRPQQLEYAVERGVNVFMEKSFATDPVGVRRVIAAAEAAEKKGVKIAAGLMCRHSPNREELIRRLRAGELGDLQYTRAYRMGPAGGLGPKPADKSELEWQLRNFTKFYWVCGGLWAEMDIHQIDELCWLHDALPVSAQGVCGRAANSQDCSQNLDAFNVEWTFPNGTRAMHTVRYIAKTQSHFATYVHGSKKAAQFSGNTHAADVEIYKDQNTNRRNIEWRAPKEKHTVWQNQWNDFLDAIRTNKPFNQAKRAAHSNLAAIMGRAAMHMGRSVTWDEALASKFEWFPGIDQLTHESEPPIKSDDKGRYPVPVPGQWTEL, translated from the coding sequence ATGAAACCCACCGACTCCAACCACCTGACTCGTCGTGATTTCTTCCAGCAAAGCGGCAAAATCGTCGCCGCATCCGCTCTGGCCGGGATCGCCATACCGCACGTCCATGCGGCGGGCAGTGACACCATTCAGCTTGCCATCATCGGCAGCGGCGGACGTGGCAGCGGTGCCATTGCCAATGCGATGGAAGCCACCGGCAGCACCACGAAGCTCGTCGCCATGGCCGATCTGTATGAAGACCGGCTGCAGCGGTCGCACACGGTTCTCTACGACAAGTTTCAAGAGCGCATTGATGTGCCCTCGGAGCGCCAGTTCATCGGCTTTGATGCTTTCAAGAAGGCCATCGATTCGCTGCGGCCTGGATCGGGCGACATCGCGCTGCTCACCGGCTATGCAGGCTTTCGACCGCAGCAGCTTGAGTATGCTGTGGAACGCGGCGTGAATGTCTTCATGGAGAAATCCTTCGCCACCGATCCCGTCGGCGTGAGGCGCGTGATCGCTGCCGCCGAGGCTGCGGAGAAAAAGGGCGTGAAGATTGCCGCTGGTCTCATGTGCCGTCATTCGCCGAACCGCGAGGAACTCATCCGCCGCCTCCGCGCCGGTGAACTGGGCGATCTGCAATACACCCGCGCCTATCGCATGGGGCCTGCGGGAGGGCTCGGACCAAAGCCAGCGGACAAGAGCGAGCTGGAGTGGCAGTTGCGCAACTTCACGAAGTTCTACTGGGTTTGCGGCGGACTTTGGGCGGAAATGGATATCCATCAGATCGACGAGCTTTGCTGGCTGCACGATGCACTGCCTGTCTCCGCGCAGGGCGTGTGCGGACGCGCCGCGAACAGCCAGGATTGCAGCCAGAACCTCGACGCCTTCAATGTCGAGTGGACCTTCCCCAACGGCACGCGGGCCATGCACACCGTGCGCTACATCGCGAAAACGCAGAGCCACTTCGCCACCTATGTGCATGGCAGCAAGAAAGCCGCGCAGTTCTCCGGCAACACGCATGCCGCCGATGTGGAGATTTACAAAGACCAGAACACCAACCGCAGGAACATCGAATGGCGCGCGCCGAAGGAAAAGCACACCGTGTGGCAGAATCAGTGGAATGATTTCCTCGATGCGATCCGCACGAACAAGCCCTTCAATCAGGCGAAACGTGCCGCGCACTCCAACCTCGCCGCCATCATGGGCCGCGCCGCGATGCACATGGGTCGCAGCGTGACGTGGGACGAGGCGCTCGCGTCGAAGTTCGAATGGTTCCCCGGCATCGACCAGCTCACGCATGAGAGCGAACCGCCGATCAAGTCTGATGACAAAGGCCGCTACCCGGTGCCCGTGCCCGGCCAGTGGACGGAGCTTTGA
- a CDS encoding Gfo/Idh/MocA family oxidoreductase has protein sequence MNPPLDRRTFVTRSAAALAASMAGVPIIGRAQSAPLKLGIISAATYAPTYNNPAAPRMPGSHHGTAFSTTFNGWDEEKAKQLKGTFVKSGRRLEGARVVKIWDTDKAAARALADVCGIETVTDTPEQCCDGVDAVLIVDDGSGSQWKYAEHSLRKGVPTFCDKPLAMTAREAAAVAKLARETKTRFMSASSLRFVPDIIKLRNELPQLGEVHLASVICGNELVYYGIHALSMAYAVLGKGAVSAINVGKSGANIARLRFGEKRDVVLMVADKEAMRSGYQINLYGEKGWRTVTPDLTNLYAYLLEAFLDLVITGKESVPIEEEVEVIAALEAAKRSLELGREVKLSEVLAGL, from the coding sequence ATGAATCCACCACTCGACCGCCGCACGTTTGTCACCCGATCCGCCGCCGCGCTTGCCGCGTCGATGGCCGGAGTTCCGATCATCGGACGCGCCCAATCAGCGCCGTTGAAGCTCGGCATCATCTCTGCGGCGACGTATGCGCCCACCTATAACAACCCTGCCGCGCCGCGCATGCCGGGCTCGCATCACGGCACCGCTTTTTCCACGACGTTCAATGGGTGGGACGAGGAGAAGGCGAAGCAGCTCAAGGGCACCTTCGTCAAATCAGGCCGCAGGCTCGAAGGCGCGCGCGTGGTGAAGATCTGGGACACGGACAAAGCCGCCGCGCGAGCGCTGGCAGATGTCTGTGGCATCGAGACCGTGACTGACACGCCCGAACAATGCTGCGACGGTGTCGATGCCGTGCTCATCGTTGATGACGGCAGCGGATCGCAATGGAAATACGCGGAGCATTCGCTGCGCAAAGGCGTGCCCACGTTCTGCGACAAGCCGCTCGCCATGACCGCGCGTGAGGCCGCCGCCGTGGCGAAGCTCGCACGCGAGACGAAGACGCGCTTCATGTCCGCCAGCAGCCTGCGTTTTGTGCCCGACATCATCAAGCTGCGCAACGAACTGCCGCAACTCGGCGAGGTGCATCTCGCGAGCGTCATCTGCGGCAACGAACTGGTTTATTACGGCATCCACGCGCTCTCGATGGCCTACGCCGTGCTCGGCAAGGGCGCCGTGAGCGCCATCAACGTCGGCAAGTCCGGTGCGAACATCGCGCGACTGCGCTTCGGCGAGAAGCGCGATGTCGTGCTCATGGTCGCCGACAAAGAAGCGATGCGCAGCGGCTACCAGATCAATCTCTACGGCGAGAAGGGCTGGCGCACGGTCACGCCCGACTTGACGAATCTTTACGCCTACCTGCTGGAGGCCTTCCTTGATCTCGTCATCACCGGCAAGGAGAGCGTGCCCATCGAGGAGGAAGTCGAGGTCATCGCAGCGCTAGAAGCCGCCAAACGTTCCCTCGAACTCGGACGCGAGGTGAAGCTCAGCGAGGTGCTCGCGGGCCTCTGA